The Streptomyces sp. TLI_105 DNA segment TCCAGCGGGTTCTTGGACTGCGTCGGCGAGGGGGTGGCCGTGGGGGTCGCGGCGGGCGCGGGGGCGGTCGTCGCGTGTTCCTGCGTCTGCGGCGCGGCGGTCTGGCCGGTCTGCGTCGCAGCGGGCGTCGGGGTCGCGGTCGCGGTCGGCGTCGCGGTGGAGGACGGCGTCGCGGTCGCCGAGGGGGTGTCCGTGGGCGTGGCGGTGGGCTTCGCGCTCTCGTCCGGCTTCGCCGTGCCCGTCGCCTCCGGCGTCGGCTCGTCCGAGCGCGTCACACAGGGGCCGGGGGCGAAGGGGATGTCCGCGTCGTCCGCGAGGGCGAGTCTGGGCGTGAGGCCCATGCCCACGAGCACCGCGGTCGGCATGGCCGCCAGGGCCATCGCCTTCCCCGCGGGACCCTGGATCCTGTTCAGCAGCGACTTGCGCGGGGCCGCGTGCCGCGGGCCCTCTTTCGCGAGCGCCGGCTGAGTCTCGTCACCCCGCACTGTTCCTCCCGCCATTGGCGTCGATGGTCGTTTCGGTCGCCTGGTGCTCCGCCTCGCGCTGCTCCGGGAACACGGCCGCGGGCACGGCCTCCGTCGCGGGCTCCGCACCGGCCTCGTCCGAGGCCTCCGGGTGACCGTCGTGCTCTGCGCGCTTGATCTCCTCGACCGGGGGCGCGGGCGCCCAGGCGGCGGACATGCCGCCGCCGATGAGGGCGAACAGGTATCCGATGACGAGACCGCCGAAGTTCGACACCGGGATGGAGACGAGTGCCAGGACGATCGCCGCGACGCCCGCGAACACCCGGACGACGGGCTGGAACCACATCGTCAGCCCGAGCGTGATCAGCAGGACGCCGATGATCAGCGCGCCGGCTCCGGCGGTCGTCTGCATGGCGAGCGTGACGTTGCCGAGCCGCATGTCCCCGTACGGGAGGTAGGCGATCGGTACACCGCCGATCATGGTGAACAGTCCCGCCCAGAAGGGCCGGGTCTGCCTCCAGACCTTGAACCGGTTCTCCTTTTTGGGGACTTCGCGGGAGGCGGGGTACTCGGCGCTCATGGAACAGCTCCCTGGAAGCGGTGTTGCTGAGAAAGATGAAGAAGGAACCTGGCGGGTGGGACCGCACGCGACGGCCCCACCCTCCGGACGGATCGGTCCTCAGGGACCGGCCGGTCCTAGTAGCACTCGGCGTCGGTGCCCCGGTGCAGCGACAGGTGCAGGTCGGGCAGCTTGAAGGTGCCGGCCGTGGTGGCCCAGGCCTTCTGCTGCACGTTGTTCAGCGTGGCCTGCTGGGCGCGCTGGCCGAAGCCGTACGGGTTGGCCTTGGTGTTGGGCTGGATGCCCGGCTTGCCGTCGACCGGCTTGCCGCCGAACTCGTTGAGCTTTCCGGCCGCGACACCGATGTCGATGTTGGTGAACTCGGCGTCGGCCTTGAGCTCGGAGACATCGAGGTAGATGCCCTTCGCGTAGACCTTGTCCTCGTCCTTGCCGGTCTTGACGGCGTCGGTGCCGGCCTCCAGGCGGAGGGTGACGTCACCGACGAACGGCACCTTCGGCGTGACGACCGACTGGCACATGTTGGTGATCCAGGCCTCGGAGAAGCCGGACACCGCCACCGGGGCGGCGAAGTCCTTGCCCTCGAGGTCCTTGCCCGCGTCCACGCTGCCGTACTGGACGAAGTCCGTACCGACGAGGCTGTTGGCCTTAACCTTGAATTCCTGGCCGGAGATGCTGAAGGACGCGGCGAGCGCGCCCTGGGCCAGGCCGACACCGATCGCGGCCGTCGCGGCCACGCTCGGGACCATGACGACGGCGAACCGCTTCCATCTGGTCCCGCCACGAACCTGGGACTTCATGAGAATTCCTCCTTCTCGGACGTACATCTCCGGAGGGGCCCGGGGGCCCGCCCTGGGATGGGAGAAGAGCTACGTCCTCGGGAAGGAGAGCGCCGAGGCATCAGGCGGCGCGATGCGCGTCCGAATCACCGGCGATCACCCCCGAGCGACAACCATGGGTCACGCCTTCGAGCGCGACCTGATTTGGACAGGCCCCGGTCGGTGAGATCGGGAACCCCCCTGTCCACGACCGGTGCCGGAACACCGGTCCACTCGGTGGGGACCCTCGCCGCTTTCCCGGGTGGTTGCCGGGGGATGCGGTTCGGACCGAGCGTCGCCGATCGTGGTCCATTCCGGGCCCCCGCACAAGGGGGTTCGTTACTGGCTAGTAACGGGTGGATAACCACGTCATGGCGGGGCGGGACCGAACGGGCACGCTGGGTGCGTTCGAGCGACAGGGAATGTCAGGAGATCGCCACATGAATCCGGACAGAACGCCGGGTTCGATTTACTGCAAGTAACAGCGGCCGCGATTACCAAGTTTTGGTAAAGCGCGGCCGCGTTTTGTCACGCTGCTGCCAAATCGTCAAACGATCCGGCGCACCCGGGGAGCTAGAACAGCACCCGGGCGAGGGCCTGCCGGGCGGCCGTCACCCGCGGATCGTCGGCACCGATCACCTCGAACAGCTCCAGGAGTCGCAGCCGCGCCGCGTCCCGGTCCTCGCCCGCCGTGCGGCGCACGGTCTCCACGAGGCGCCCGAAGGCGTCCTGCACATGGCCGCCCACCAGATCCAGGTCGGCGGCGGCGATCTGCGCGGTGACGTCGGCCGGATCGTCCGCCGCCTTCTGGCGGACGACGCCCGGGTCGAGGTCCTGCACCCGGGCGAGGAGTTCGGCCTGCGCCAGACCGAGCTTGGCCTCCGGGTGGGCCGGGTCGTCGGCGAGCACGTTCTTGTACGCCTGGACGGCACCCGCCAGGTCGCCCGCGTCGAGCGCGGACATGGCCGCTTCGAGGAGCGCGTCGTACGGACCGGCCGGCCGCGCCGCCGGGTCGAAGGCGTCGGCGCCCGCGTCCACGGCGATGCCGGTCAGACCGAAGCGCTCCTCGCCGACCTGGATCAGCTGGTCGAGGGTCTCCCGGATCTGCGCCTCGGGCACCGCACCCTGGAACAGCGGCAGCGCCTGACCGGCGACCACCGCGAAAACGGCCGGAATTCCCTGGATGCCGAACTGCTGCATCAGCATCTGGTTGGCGTCGACGTCGATCTTCGCGAGCAGGAAGCGGCCGTTGTACTCGACGGCGAGCCGCTCCAGGAGGGGGCCGAGCTGCTTGCAGGGCTCGCACCACTCGGCCCAGAAGTCGAGGACGACCGGAACCTCGGCCGAGCGCTGGAGCACATCGCGCTCGAAGCCGGCCTCGTCTACGTCGATCACCAGGGCCGACGGGGGCACGGCGGCGGAACCGCCCTGCCGGGCGGCTTCGGCGCGCACCTGCTCCGCCTTCGCCTTGGCCTCTCCGGCCGCCTTCACCGCGGCGAGGTCGACGACGCCGCTCATGGACATGTTTCGGGGCTGCATGGATACATCCTCCCCCTTCCGCGCGCGTAACCGGTAAGCCATGGCTGAACCGCGCCGTCCGCGCATCTCCCGCCGGTGTGCGAGACGCGTGGACGACACGGTTCTTCGTCTTCGGTGGCACCGGGTCCCCACCCGACGCCTTCTGTCGCACCGGATCCCCATCCGGCACTGTGGTTGTCGCTCAGGCCGCTCAATGCCTTTCGCTACAGGTCGTAGCGTAACTCCAGGGAAGGATCCGGCGGGAGGGCGCGGGCGGGATCCGCGCGGTGAACTGCCTCACATCACCGGCCTCTGGCGGTATACCTACCGGCGGGTATGGTCGCTTTCCATGTGTAAGCGCACCAACCCCCGCGGCAGCCGCACCGGGCGCCCCCGCTCCACCGAGGCCGACACGGCCATCCTGGAGGCGACCCGCGCGGCCCTGGTCGAACTGGGCTGGTCCAAGCTCACGATGGGGGACGTGGCCGGCCGCGCCGGGGTCGCGAAGACGACCCTCTACCGCCGCTGGGCCAACAAGAACGAGCTCGTCGTGGACGCCGTCGCCGTCCTCTTCGACGAACTCGAACTGCCCGACCTCGGTTCCCTCCAGGCCGACATCGAGCACGTGGTGCTGCAGTTCGCGGCCCTCCTCGAACGGCCCGAGACGAAGACGGCCCTCATGGCCGTGGTGGCCGAGTCGACCCGGGACGAGCCACTCCGCGAGCGCATACGCGCCTCCATCGTCGACCGCCAGAAGCGGCTGGTCCTGGCGGGCCGCGAGCGGGCCCAGCAGCGCGGCGAACTCCCGGCGGGCCGCGACCCGATGACCGTGGACGCCACCGACGACCTGATCTTCGACGTCATCGCGGGCGCGGTCGTGCACCGCGCCCTGGTCAGCGCCGAACCGGTGGACGCCCCCTGGGTGGCCCGCCTCTCCGCGCTCCTGGTGGGCGGCCTGGGCGCGGCGGCGACCATCGGCTGAACGGGCGGGACCCGGCGGGAGATCAGAACCCAGGGGGCTCCGTGTAGACCCCCCACTCCTCGCGCAGGGCGTCGCAGATCTCGCCGAGCGTGGCCTCGGCACGGACGGCCTCCAGCATCGGGGGGATCATGTTCGACCCGTCCCGGGCCGCCGCGAGCATCGCGTCGAGCGAGGCGCGGACCCGGGCGTCGTCACGCCGCCCCCTGCGCTCGCCGAGGACCCTGACCTGCTCCCACTCGACCTCGTGGCTGACCCGCAGGATCTCCAGGTCGCCGGTGACCGAGCCGTGGTGGACGTTGACGCCGACGACCCGCTTCTCGCCCTTCTCCAGGGACCGCTGGTACCGGAAGGCGGAGTCGGCGATCTCGCCGGTGAACCAGCCGTCCTCGATGCCGCGCAGGATGCCGGAGGTGATCGGGCCGATCGGGTGCCTGCCGTCCGGGTGGGCGCGCAGACCGCGCTCCTTGATCTGCTCGAAGATCTTCTCGGCGTCGGCCTCGATCCGGTCGGTGAGCTGCTCGACGTACCAGGAACCGCCCAGCGGGTCGGCGACGTTGGCGACGCCGGTCTCCTCCATCAGCACCTGCTGGGTGCGCAGCGCGATCTCGGCGGCCTGCTCGCTGGGGAGCGCGAGGGTCTCGTCGAGGGCGTTGGTGTGGAGGGAGTTGGTGCCGCCGAGGACGGCGGAGAGCGCCTCGACCGCGGTCCGCACGACGTTGTTGTACGGCTGCTGGGCGGTGAGGGAGACCCCGGCGGTCTGGGTGTGGAAGCGGAGCCACTGCGCCTTGTCGGTCCTGGCGCCGTAGACCTCCTTCATCCAGCG contains these protein-coding regions:
- a CDS encoding DUF6114 domain-containing protein; translated protein: MSAEYPASREVPKKENRFKVWRQTRPFWAGLFTMIGGVPIAYLPYGDMRLGNVTLAMQTTAGAGALIIGVLLITLGLTMWFQPVVRVFAGVAAIVLALVSIPVSNFGGLVIGYLFALIGGGMSAAWAPAPPVEEIKRAEHDGHPEASDEAGAEPATEAVPAAVFPEQREAEHQATETTIDANGGRNSAG
- a CDS encoding DUF6230 family protein, with the protein product MKSQVRGGTRWKRFAVVMVPSVAATAAIGVGLAQGALAASFSISGQEFKVKANSLVGTDFVQYGSVDAGKDLEGKDFAAPVAVSGFSEAWITNMCQSVVTPKVPFVGDVTLRLEAGTDAVKTGKDEDKVYAKGIYLDVSELKADAEFTNIDIGVAAGKLNEFGGKPVDGKPGIQPNTKANPYGFGQRAQQATLNNVQQKAWATTAGTFKLPDLHLSLHRGTDAECY
- a CDS encoding TetR/AcrR family transcriptional regulator produces the protein MCKRTNPRGSRTGRPRSTEADTAILEATRAALVELGWSKLTMGDVAGRAGVAKTTLYRRWANKNELVVDAVAVLFDELELPDLGSLQADIEHVVLQFAALLERPETKTALMAVVAESTRDEPLRERIRASIVDRQKRLVLAGRERAQQRGELPAGRDPMTVDATDDLIFDVIAGAVVHRALVSAEPVDAPWVARLSALLVGGLGAAATIG
- a CDS encoding tetratricopeptide repeat protein, whose protein sequence is MQPRNMSMSGVVDLAAVKAAGEAKAKAEQVRAEAARQGGSAAVPPSALVIDVDEAGFERDVLQRSAEVPVVLDFWAEWCEPCKQLGPLLERLAVEYNGRFLLAKIDVDANQMLMQQFGIQGIPAVFAVVAGQALPLFQGAVPEAQIRETLDQLIQVGEERFGLTGIAVDAGADAFDPAARPAGPYDALLEAAMSALDAGDLAGAVQAYKNVLADDPAHPEAKLGLAQAELLARVQDLDPGVVRQKAADDPADVTAQIAAADLDLVGGHVQDAFGRLVETVRRTAGEDRDAARLRLLELFEVIGADDPRVTAARQALARVLF